In one window of Streptosporangium album DNA:
- a CDS encoding RNA polymerase sigma factor, with amino-acid sequence MPQTAAAASPEAPTTLDQLIDRGRDQGHLSLAELRRAFAEAGISPTEGRSILRELTEAGVSLAAENEPTLAASPKKPAAKAATRKTATRKTKAAPTEKTVSKGKATGGTEATAKDAKPEIDDEEWTGPDETDLEAEQTMDLDDQSSAMGDSVHTYLKSIGRRTLLTAAQEVELAKRIEAGLYAEAKLEAEPGLSAVTRDDLEWVAKDGRRAKDHMLEANLRLVVSVAKKYTDRGMALLDVVQEGNLGLIRAVEKFDYTKGYKFSTYAMWWIRQAIQRGFADSARTIRLPVHVLEMLSKLSRIERDMHQRLGREPTPEELAVELDKTPDQIEELLRTSRQPISLNATIGEDGETTIGDLIEDVDSPEASEVVDRQLLGEQLRGVLGNLSPREAKIMALRFGLVDGKPHTLDEIGKHLGLTRERIRQLEKESLSKLRHPSNTRPLLDWAS; translated from the coding sequence ATGCCCCAAACCGCCGCTGCGGCCTCACCTGAGGCCCCGACGACCCTTGATCAGCTCATTGACCGAGGGCGAGACCAGGGCCACCTTTCACTCGCGGAGCTGCGTCGCGCCTTCGCGGAGGCAGGGATCAGCCCGACCGAGGGCAGGTCGATTCTGCGAGAGCTCACCGAGGCCGGCGTCAGCCTGGCAGCCGAGAACGAGCCCACGCTCGCGGCCTCGCCCAAGAAGCCGGCGGCCAAGGCCGCCACCCGCAAGACGGCCACCCGCAAGACGAAGGCCGCCCCCACGGAGAAGACCGTCTCCAAGGGGAAGGCGACCGGCGGCACCGAGGCCACGGCCAAGGACGCCAAGCCCGAGATCGACGACGAGGAGTGGACCGGCCCCGACGAGACCGATCTTGAGGCCGAGCAGACCATGGACCTGGACGACCAGTCCTCGGCCATGGGCGACTCGGTGCACACCTACCTCAAGTCGATCGGCCGCCGCACGCTGCTGACCGCCGCGCAGGAGGTCGAGCTCGCCAAGCGGATCGAGGCCGGCCTCTACGCCGAGGCCAAGCTGGAAGCCGAGCCGGGGCTCTCCGCCGTCACGCGCGACGACCTGGAGTGGGTGGCCAAGGACGGCCGCCGCGCCAAGGACCACATGCTGGAGGCCAACCTCCGCCTGGTGGTCTCGGTCGCGAAGAAGTACACCGACCGTGGCATGGCCCTGCTCGACGTGGTCCAGGAGGGCAACCTCGGCCTGATCCGCGCGGTGGAGAAGTTCGACTACACCAAGGGCTACAAGTTCTCCACCTACGCCATGTGGTGGATCCGCCAGGCCATCCAGCGTGGTTTCGCCGACTCCGCCCGCACCATCCGCCTCCCTGTCCACGTGCTGGAGATGCTCTCCAAGCTGTCGCGCATCGAGCGCGACATGCACCAGCGTCTCGGGCGCGAGCCCACGCCCGAGGAGCTCGCGGTCGAGCTGGACAAGACTCCCGACCAGATCGAGGAGCTGCTCCGCACCAGCCGCCAGCCGATCAGCCTCAACGCCACGATCGGTGAGGACGGTGAGACCACCATCGGCGACCTCATCGAGGACGTCGACTCGCCCGAGGCCTCGGAGGTGGTGGACCGCCAGCTCCTCGGCGAGCAGCTGCGGGGAGTGCTCGGCAACCTCTCCCCCAGGGAGGCCAAGATCATGGCACTGCGCTTCGGCCTCGTCGACGGCAAGCCCCACACCCTCGACGAGATCGGCAAGCACCTCGGCCTGACCCGCGAGCGCATCCGTCAGCTGGAGAAGGAGTCCCTCTCCAAGCTGCGCCATCCCAGCAACACCCGTCCGCTGCTCGACTGGGCCAGCTGA
- the menB gene encoding 1,4-dihydroxy-2-naphthoyl-CoA synthase, whose translation MRAADWKRSGDYEDIVYETADGIAKITINRPERHNAFRPTTLFELKNAFNVAQEDSEVGVIVFTGAGDRAFCSGGDQKIRGNDGYVDKSTPHVGRLNVLDLQVQIRRCPKPVIAMIAGYAIGGGHVLHVCCDLSIAADNAVFGQTGPKVGSFDGGYGSWLLAETVGLKRAREIWYLCRQYDAQTALNWGLVNAVVPLERLEEETVSWAREMLEKSPLALRMLKGALNAVTDGAAGMQQFAGDATLLYYMSEEAQEGRDAFKEKRAPEFGKFPRRP comes from the coding sequence GTGCGTGCCGCCGACTGGAAGCGGTCGGGCGACTACGAGGACATCGTCTACGAGACGGCCGACGGCATCGCGAAGATCACGATCAACCGGCCGGAGCGGCACAACGCGTTCCGCCCGACGACGCTCTTCGAGCTCAAGAACGCCTTCAACGTCGCCCAGGAGGACTCCGAGGTCGGCGTGATCGTCTTCACCGGCGCGGGGGACAGGGCCTTCTGCTCCGGCGGCGACCAGAAGATCCGCGGCAACGACGGCTATGTCGACAAGTCCACCCCGCACGTGGGCCGGCTCAACGTGCTCGACCTGCAGGTGCAGATCCGCCGCTGCCCCAAGCCGGTCATCGCGATGATCGCGGGCTACGCCATCGGCGGCGGCCACGTGCTGCACGTCTGCTGTGACCTGTCCATCGCCGCCGACAACGCGGTCTTCGGCCAGACCGGCCCCAAGGTGGGCTCCTTCGACGGCGGTTACGGCTCCTGGCTGCTCGCCGAGACCGTCGGCCTGAAGCGGGCCCGCGAGATCTGGTACCTGTGCCGTCAGTACGACGCGCAGACCGCCCTGAACTGGGGCCTGGTCAACGCGGTCGTCCCCCTCGAACGGCTCGAGGAGGAGACGGTCTCCTGGGCGCGGGAGATGCTGGAGAAGTCGCCGCTGGCGCTGCGCATGCTCAAGGGCGCCCTGAACGCGGTGACCGACGGGGCCGCGGGCATGCAGCAGTTCGCCGGCGACGCGACCCTGCTCTACTACATGAGCGAGGAGGCGCAGGAGGGCCGCGACGCCTTCAAGGAGAAGCGCGCCCCCGAGTTCGGCAAGTTCCCGCGCCGCCCGTAA
- a CDS encoding LysR family transcriptional regulator, protein MLERLELEAFLALAEELHFGRTAERLHVSTGRISQTIKKLERQVGAPLFERTSRRVTLTAIGRQLHEDLRQAHQQLEAGLARAVNAAVGIHGTLRAGYSAPWNGNLMIKAADAFHSRHPDCDVHIQEVQLHDPLGPLRAGALDLQLTEFPIDEPDITTGPVIAHEPRALIVSADHPLARRDSVCLEDLAHSPLVTITGTIPPYWLEEHYPLHTPAGRPITRGPGATYWQELLSLVATGKGISPICARAAHYYSRPDLAFIPFSDAPLIVYGLLWPSDRENARVRAFVKTLSEIAGMPPPRPALPAGGPG, encoded by the coding sequence GTGCTCGAACGGCTTGAACTCGAAGCGTTCCTGGCGCTGGCCGAGGAACTGCACTTCGGTCGCACCGCCGAGCGCCTGCACGTGAGCACCGGCCGGATCAGCCAGACGATCAAGAAGCTGGAACGGCAGGTCGGGGCGCCGCTGTTCGAACGCACCAGCCGCAGGGTGACCCTCACCGCGATCGGCCGGCAACTTCACGAGGATCTACGGCAGGCCCATCAGCAGTTGGAAGCCGGACTGGCCCGGGCCGTCAACGCGGCCGTCGGCATCCACGGCACGCTACGCGCCGGCTACTCCGCCCCCTGGAACGGCAACCTGATGATCAAGGCTGCCGACGCCTTCCACTCCCGCCACCCCGACTGCGACGTCCACATCCAGGAGGTGCAACTGCACGACCCCCTCGGCCCCCTGCGCGCCGGCGCACTCGACCTCCAGCTCACCGAGTTCCCCATCGACGAACCCGACATCACCACCGGCCCCGTCATCGCCCACGAACCCCGCGCCCTCATCGTCTCCGCGGACCACCCCCTCGCCCGGCGTGACTCGGTCTGCCTCGAAGACCTCGCCCACTCCCCGCTGGTGACCATCACCGGAACCATCCCCCCATACTGGCTGGAGGAGCACTACCCACTCCACACGCCCGCGGGCCGGCCCATCACCCGCGGCCCGGGCGCCACGTACTGGCAGGAATTGCTCTCCCTGGTCGCCACCGGCAAAGGCATCTCGCCCATCTGCGCCCGCGCCGCCCACTACTACAGCCGTCCCGACCTCGCCTTCATCCCCTTCAGCGACGCACCGCTCATCGTGTACGGCCTGCTCTGGCCATCGGACAGGGAGAACGCCCGCGTCCGCGCCTTCGTCAAGACCCTCAGCGAGATCGCCGGCATGCCGCCCCCTCGGCCTGCGCTGCCCGCAGGTGGCCCTGGGTAG
- a CDS encoding AMP-binding protein: MTGSVHPERPSPPRELHAVVLPPGPELFSAVAAALDGRGPAVLPLSPDLPARALRATLAALRPSHVNGVRQEHGVGVSPEVAVVIATSGTTGTPKGVELSAAALRASASASLRRLDARPGERWLCCLPPSHVSGLQVLVRSLLSETEPIVHDGFSPEAVLTSGAEHVSLVPTQLRRLLSADLSVFRTILLGGAAAPPDLLVAARAAGARVITTYGMSETCGGCVYDGEPLHDVDLKIGDDGRIRISGPMLFSGYRLRPDLTAAVRDGGRFRTSDLGTLAGGRLRVLGRADDVVNTGGEKVVAAAVAAVVAEHPAIIDAVVVGRPDPEWGERVVAVVVSATPPSLAELRAFAKERLPAYAAPAELVVLPEIPLLPNGKPDLAGLRYGLQREP, from the coding sequence ATGACAGGTTCCGTGCACCCGGAGCGACCTTCCCCTCCGCGGGAGTTGCACGCCGTCGTGCTGCCGCCCGGACCCGAGCTGTTCTCGGCCGTCGCCGCGGCACTCGACGGCCGGGGGCCCGCCGTGCTGCCCCTCTCCCCCGACCTGCCCGCGCGGGCGCTGCGCGCCACACTGGCCGCGCTGCGCCCCAGCCACGTCAACGGAGTACGGCAGGAGCACGGCGTGGGGGTCTCCCCCGAGGTGGCCGTGGTCATCGCCACCAGCGGCACGACCGGCACCCCCAAGGGGGTCGAGCTCTCGGCCGCCGCCCTGCGCGCCTCCGCCTCGGCCTCGCTGCGCCGCCTGGACGCGCGGCCCGGCGAGCGCTGGCTCTGCTGCCTGCCGCCCTCCCACGTCTCGGGACTGCAGGTGCTGGTCAGGTCGCTGCTGAGCGAGACCGAGCCGATCGTGCACGACGGCTTCTCCCCCGAGGCGGTGCTCACCAGCGGCGCCGAGCACGTCTCCCTGGTGCCGACCCAGCTGCGCCGGCTGCTCTCCGCGGATCTGTCGGTTTTCAGGACGATCCTGCTCGGCGGCGCCGCCGCTCCCCCGGACCTGCTCGTGGCCGCCCGTGCCGCCGGGGCGCGGGTGATCACCACGTACGGCATGAGCGAGACCTGCGGTGGGTGCGTCTACGACGGCGAGCCCCTTCACGATGTAGATCTCAAGATCGGGGACGACGGCCGGATCCGCATCAGCGGCCCCATGCTGTTCTCCGGCTACCGGCTCCGTCCCGACCTCACCGCCGCCGTCCGCGACGGCGGCCGGTTCCGCACCTCCGATCTCGGCACCCTGGCCGGCGGCCGGCTCCGCGTGCTGGGCCGGGCCGACGACGTCGTCAACACCGGCGGAGAGAAGGTCGTCGCCGCGGCCGTGGCGGCCGTCGTGGCCGAACATCCCGCGATCATCGACGCCGTCGTGGTCGGCCGCCCCGACCCCGAATGGGGCGAGCGGGTGGTCGCCGTCGTCGTCTCCGCCACCCCCCCGTCCCTGGCCGAGCTCCGCGCCTTCGCCAAGGAACGGCTGCCCGCCTACGCCGCCCCCGCCGAGTTGGTCGTCCTACCCGAAATACCGCTTCTGCCCAATGGCAAGCCGGACCTCGCGGGCCTCCGTTATGGTCTTCAACGGGAACCATGA
- a CDS encoding transketolase-like TK C-terminal-containing protein, whose protein sequence is MRGRSRRIQRYASMPGARAQLLSSGTAMRWALDAQRMLADDWEVASDVWSVTSWSELRREAMACDADALADPGGRSRLPYVTSALSGAAGPVIAVSDWMRAVPDDLPEARARALATWRTHIGGLAKGLLDTGPEEHRSRIAC, encoded by the coding sequence GTGCGGGGCCGCTCGCGGAGGATTCAGCGCTATGCCTCCATGCCGGGGGCGCGGGCGCAACTGCTGTCCAGCGGCACGGCGATGCGCTGGGCGCTGGACGCCCAGCGGATGCTCGCCGACGACTGGGAGGTGGCCTCCGACGTGTGGTCGGTGACCTCCTGGAGCGAGCTGCGCAGGGAGGCGATGGCGTGTGACGCGGACGCCCTCGCCGATCCGGGCGGCCGGTCGCGCCTGCCGTATGTCACCTCGGCCCTCTCGGGCGCGGCCGGACCGGTGATCGCGGTGAGCGACTGGATGCGGGCCGTCCCGGACGACCTGCCCGAGGCCCGCGCCCGAGCCCTCGCCACCTGGCGGACCCACATCGGCGGCCTGGCCAAGGGGCTGCTGGACACGGGGCCTGAGGAACATCGGAGCCGGATCGCGTGCTAA
- the menD gene encoding 2-succinyl-5-enolpyruvyl-6-hydroxy-3-cyclohexene-1-carboxylic-acid synthase, translating to MNPATALATVLVDELVRCGLTDVVLAPGSRSTPLALAVHADSRIRLHVRIDERSASFLALGLARRSERPVALICTSGTAAANFHPAVIEAHESGVPLLVLTADRPPELRDTGASQTVDQIKLYGTAVRWFSEVGVPEDRPGQVAYWRSLACRAYQRSLGPSDPGPVHLNVAFREPLIPDGDASWCEPLEGDAGGPRVRARVAPPAVALHLPPTRRGVLVVGDGASNVRRYVAAAGMAGWPVLSEPNGGARYGDHAMSAYHFLLGTPEFADRHRPELVVTLGRPSLSRPLLNWLRHADEHIVVAPDLTRWPDPTRSATQVAPAVEITVAAGDDTWLHSWRRADGAVRAVIDEVLDGTGFSEPRLARDLVDLLPNGSLLFSGSSMPIRDLDQAMRPRRGVRILANRGAAGIDGVVSAAMGAALAHNGPAYALMGDLTFLHDQNGLILGPREPRPDLCVVVVNNDGGGIFSLLPQAALRDPFERLFGTGHGVDLAHVAASTGTPYTSVDAPDQLSKALRGEGPRVVEVRTERESNAVLHSMMRDAAHAAISEVM from the coding sequence TTGAACCCCGCCACCGCGCTTGCGACAGTACTGGTCGACGAACTGGTGCGCTGCGGCCTTACGGATGTGGTGCTCGCACCCGGTTCGCGCTCGACGCCGCTGGCCCTGGCCGTGCACGCCGACAGCCGGATCCGGCTGCACGTTCGCATCGACGAACGCTCGGCCTCCTTCCTCGCGCTGGGCCTGGCCCGGCGCAGCGAGCGTCCGGTCGCCCTGATCTGCACCTCCGGCACCGCGGCGGCGAACTTCCACCCGGCGGTCATCGAGGCGCACGAGTCGGGGGTGCCGTTGCTCGTGCTCACCGCCGATCGCCCACCCGAACTGCGTGACACCGGTGCCAGCCAGACCGTCGACCAGATCAAGCTGTACGGCACGGCGGTCCGCTGGTTCAGCGAGGTCGGCGTGCCCGAGGACCGTCCCGGTCAGGTCGCCTACTGGCGGTCGCTGGCCTGCCGTGCCTACCAACGATCGCTGGGCCCGTCCGACCCCGGCCCGGTCCATCTGAACGTGGCCTTCCGCGAACCGCTGATCCCGGACGGCGACGCCTCCTGGTGCGAGCCCCTGGAGGGCGACGCCGGCGGGCCCCGGGTCCGGGCGCGGGTGGCGCCCCCCGCGGTGGCGCTGCATCTGCCGCCGACCAGGCGGGGTGTGCTGGTCGTCGGGGACGGGGCGTCCAACGTGCGCAGATACGTCGCGGCGGCGGGCATGGCCGGATGGCCGGTGCTGTCGGAGCCGAACGGCGGCGCCCGCTACGGCGACCACGCCATGTCGGCCTACCACTTCCTGCTCGGCACCCCCGAGTTCGCCGACCGGCACCGGCCCGAGCTGGTGGTCACCCTGGGGCGCCCGAGCCTGTCCCGGCCGCTGCTGAACTGGCTGAGGCACGCCGACGAGCACATCGTGGTCGCCCCCGACCTGACCCGCTGGCCCGATCCGACCCGCTCGGCCACCCAGGTGGCCCCGGCGGTGGAGATCACGGTCGCGGCGGGAGACGACACCTGGCTGCACTCCTGGCGCCGTGCCGACGGCGCGGTCAGGGCCGTGATCGACGAGGTGCTGGACGGTACCGGGTTCAGCGAGCCCCGGCTGGCCCGTGACCTGGTGGACCTGTTGCCCAACGGGTCGCTGCTGTTCTCCGGCTCCTCCATGCCGATCCGTGACCTCGACCAGGCGATGCGTCCCCGCAGGGGTGTGCGGATCCTGGCCAACCGGGGTGCCGCCGGGATCGACGGCGTGGTGTCCGCCGCGATGGGCGCGGCCCTGGCGCACAACGGCCCCGCCTACGCCCTGATGGGCGACCTGACCTTCCTGCACGACCAGAACGGCCTGATCCTCGGTCCCCGCGAGCCCCGCCCCGACCTGTGCGTGGTCGTGGTGAACAACGACGGCGGCGGGATCTTCTCGTTGCTGCCCCAGGCGGCGCTGCGTGATCCGTTCGAGCGGCTGTTCGGCACCGGGCACGGGGTGGATCTGGCCCATGTGGCCGCCTCCACCGGCACGCCGTACACCTCCGTCGACGCTCCCGACCAGCTGTCCAAGGCGCTGCGGGGCGAGGGGCCGCGCGTCGTGGAGGTCCGCACCGAACGGGAGTCCAACGCGGTGCTGCACTCCATGATGCGTGACGCGGCCCACGCCGCGATCAGCGAGGTCATGTGA
- a CDS encoding ABC transporter permease, producing MKRLIHAELLKARASRTTWILAAISPVFCALWALAGVSLMSLDRSIPLGQRVENVYNMAQQAYVFALILGILGMSGEYRHQTITWSFLVTPGRGRVVTAKLAAYGIIGLLMAAVSTLVTSVAGAALLAAGGHPVTTPGLPAVLTGATLSTALYAVFGVALGALVRNQIAAVTIALVWFNVGDYLLTMLLPEIGRWLPAGAARAVGGMTLRGGELLPAWGGGLLFAAYVAATVLAARLITLRRDVT from the coding sequence ATGAAGCGCCTGATCCACGCGGAGCTGCTCAAGGCCCGCGCGAGCCGTACCACCTGGATCCTGGCCGCGATCTCCCCGGTGTTCTGCGCGCTGTGGGCGCTGGCGGGGGTGTCGCTGATGAGCCTGGACCGTTCGATACCGCTCGGCCAAAGGGTGGAGAACGTCTACAACATGGCCCAGCAGGCCTACGTCTTCGCCCTCATCCTGGGAATCCTCGGCATGTCCGGGGAGTATCGCCACCAGACGATCACCTGGTCCTTCCTGGTCACCCCGGGGCGAGGCCGGGTGGTGACGGCCAAGCTGGCCGCCTACGGGATCATCGGCCTGCTCATGGCGGCCGTGTCCACGCTGGTGACGTCCGTCGCGGGCGCCGCCCTGCTCGCCGCCGGGGGACATCCGGTGACGACGCCGGGACTGCCGGCCGTCCTGACCGGGGCGACGCTCAGCACCGCCCTGTACGCCGTGTTCGGCGTCGCGCTCGGCGCCCTCGTCCGCAACCAGATCGCGGCGGTCACCATCGCACTGGTCTGGTTCAACGTCGGCGACTACCTGCTCACCATGCTCCTGCCGGAAATCGGTCGCTGGCTGCCGGCCGGGGCGGCCCGCGCGGTCGGCGGCATGACCCTGCGGGGCGGCGAGCTGCTGCCCGCCTGGGGCGGCGGGCTGCTGTTCGCCGCCTACGTCGCGGCGACCGTGCTCGCCGCCCGCCTGATCACGCTGCGCCGCGACGTCACATGA
- a CDS encoding ABC transporter ATP-binding protein, translating into MSAIGVTHLSKSFGGVRAVDDLSFTVEPGTVTAFLGPNGAGKTTTLRMILGLVTPTSGTATIDGVPYRELVRPITTVGAVLEATAFHPGLTARTHLEALRVAAGLASARVAHVLDQVDLTAAADRRVRGFSLGMRQRLALATALLGDPDILVLDEPANGLDPAGMRWLRGFLRAYAHQGRTVLVSTHVLTEIQQIADQVIIISAGGLLFSGPSPAGSDLEEFYLEVTG; encoded by the coding sequence ATGTCAGCCATCGGCGTCACCCATCTGAGCAAGTCGTTCGGCGGCGTCCGCGCCGTCGACGACCTGTCGTTCACCGTCGAGCCCGGCACGGTCACCGCCTTTCTCGGCCCCAACGGAGCGGGGAAGACCACCACGCTGCGCATGATCCTGGGTCTGGTCACCCCCACCTCGGGCACCGCGACCATCGACGGCGTGCCGTACCGCGAGCTGGTCAGGCCGATCACCACGGTCGGCGCGGTGCTGGAGGCGACGGCCTTCCATCCGGGCCTGACCGCCCGCACCCACCTGGAGGCGCTCCGCGTCGCCGCCGGGCTGGCCTCCGCACGCGTGGCGCACGTCCTGGACCAGGTCGACCTTACCGCGGCGGCCGATCGCAGGGTGCGCGGCTTCTCTCTCGGCATGCGTCAGCGGCTCGCCCTGGCCACCGCGCTCCTGGGGGACCCGGACATCCTCGTCCTCGACGAGCCCGCCAACGGGCTGGACCCGGCGGGCATGCGCTGGCTGCGGGGCTTCCTGCGGGCCTACGCCCACCAGGGGCGCACGGTCCTGGTCTCCACCCACGTGCTCACGGAGATCCAGCAGATCGCCGACCAAGTGATCATCATCTCGGCGGGGGGGCTCCTCTTCTCCGGCCCGTCGCCCGCGGGTTCCGACCTGGAGGAGTTCTACCTGGAGGTGACCGGATGA